A genomic window from Flavobacterium hankyongi includes:
- a CDS encoding DUF423 domain-containing protein: MDKKILITALSFGLISIVLGAFGAHALKKVLTLDQLNSFEVGVRYMMYHALFLLFLGTTSILLPEQKNVVYNLTLAGTLFFSVSIFLLSTQALSGFNFKFLGPITPIGGVLLIAAWAVTIYYIITKKG; encoded by the coding sequence ATGGATAAAAAAATATTGATAACAGCTTTGAGTTTTGGTCTTATATCGATTGTGTTAGGCGCCTTTGGAGCGCATGCATTAAAAAAAGTTCTAACACTAGACCAATTAAATTCTTTTGAAGTTGGTGTTAGATACATGATGTATCATGCACTGTTTTTGTTGTTTTTAGGGACAACTTCAATACTATTGCCCGAACAAAAAAATGTGGTTTACAATTTAACTTTAGCAGGGACTCTGTTTTTTTCTGTTTCTATTTTTTTACTTTCCACTCAAGCTTTATCAGGTTTTAATTTTAAATTTTTAGGGCCAATAACTCCAATAGGAGGGGTGTTATTAATTGCTGCTTGGGCAGTTACAATCTACTATATTATCACAAAAAAAGGGTAA
- the pckA gene encoding phosphoenolpyruvate carboxykinase (ATP), whose amino-acid sequence METYTPSTKTISLEKYGIKDVKEIVYNPSYELLYHEELNPNLEGFEKGQLTELGAVNVMTGEFTGRSPKDKYIVKDAVTENTIWWTSEKAVNDNKPISTETWNALKANTVEQLSAKRLFVVDTFCGANENTRLKVRFIVEVAWQAHFVKNMFIRPTDAELAAYGEPDFVVMNASKRGFSDYKAHNLNSEVYVAFNLTEKIQLIGGTWYGGEMKKGLFSMMNYYLPLQGMASMHCSANKGKDGDVAVFFGLSGTGKTTLSTDPKRELIGDDEHGWDNDGVFNFEGGCYAKTIDLSKENEPDIYGAIKKDALLENVTVDADGKIDFKDGSVTQNTRVSYPIYHINNIVTPVSKAGHATKVIFLTADAFGVMPPVSKLTPEQTKYYFLSGFTAKLAGTERGVTQPEPTFSACFGKAFLSLHPTQYGQELVKKMEEHNAKAYMVNTGWNGTGKRISIKDTRAIIDAILDGSIEHAETAVVPVFNFNVPTSLPNVDTNILDPRNTYADASEWNTKAEDLAGRFIKNFVQYTDNEEGQSLVKAGPQL is encoded by the coding sequence ATGGAAACATACACCCCATCTACGAAAACGATTTCGTTAGAAAAATACGGAATCAAGGACGTTAAAGAAATTGTATATAATCCTTCATACGAACTATTATATCATGAAGAACTAAATCCGAACTTAGAAGGATTTGAAAAAGGACAGTTAACCGAACTAGGGGCTGTAAACGTAATGACAGGTGAGTTTACCGGTCGTTCTCCGAAAGACAAATACATTGTAAAAGATGCTGTTACAGAAAATACTATTTGGTGGACTTCAGAAAAGGCAGTAAACGATAACAAACCTATTTCTACAGAAACTTGGAATGCTTTAAAAGCAAACACAGTTGAGCAGTTATCTGCCAAAAGATTATTCGTAGTGGATACTTTTTGTGGTGCTAACGAAAATACGCGTTTAAAAGTTCGTTTTATTGTTGAGGTGGCTTGGCAGGCACATTTCGTGAAAAACATGTTTATCCGTCCTACTGATGCTGAATTAGCTGCTTATGGTGAGCCTGATTTTGTAGTAATGAATGCTTCAAAACGAGGTTTTTCTGATTATAAAGCACATAACTTAAATTCGGAAGTGTATGTGGCGTTCAACTTAACTGAAAAAATCCAGTTAATAGGTGGCACTTGGTACGGTGGAGAAATGAAGAAGGGTTTATTCTCGATGATGAACTATTACTTACCACTTCAAGGTATGGCTTCAATGCACTGTTCGGCCAACAAAGGAAAAGATGGTGATGTTGCGGTATTCTTCGGATTGTCAGGAACTGGAAAAACTACTTTATCTACAGATCCTAAACGTGAATTAATTGGAGACGATGAGCACGGATGGGATAACGATGGTGTTTTCAATTTTGAAGGAGGTTGTTATGCAAAGACTATCGACTTAAGTAAAGAAAACGAACCAGATATTTACGGAGCAATTAAAAAAGATGCATTATTAGAAAATGTAACTGTAGATGCTGATGGTAAAATCGATTTCAAAGATGGTTCAGTTACACAAAATACACGTGTTTCTTATCCAATCTACCATATCAATAATATTGTAACTCCAGTTTCAAAAGCAGGACACGCAACTAAGGTAATCTTCTTAACAGCAGATGCTTTTGGAGTAATGCCTCCAGTTTCTAAATTGACACCAGAACAGACTAAATATTATTTCCTGTCTGGTTTTACAGCTAAGTTAGCAGGAACAGAAAGAGGAGTAACTCAACCAGAACCAACATTCTCAGCTTGTTTCGGAAAAGCTTTTTTATCATTACACCCAACTCAATATGGTCAGGAGTTAGTAAAAAAGATGGAAGAGCACAATGCTAAAGCATACATGGTAAATACAGGTTGGAACGGAACTGGAAAACGTATTTCCATTAAAGATACTCGTGCTATCATTGATGCTATTTTAGATGGTTCTATCGAGCATGCTGAAACAGCTGTTGTTCCAGTATTTAATTTTAATGTACCAACTTCATTACCAAATGTTGATACTAACATTTTAGATCCAAGAAATACGTATGCTGATGCTTCTGAATGGAATACTAAAGCAGAAGATTTGGCAGGTAGATTTATTAAAAACTTTGTTCAATATACAGATAATGAAGAAGGTCAAAGTCTCGTAAAAGCAGGACCTCAATTATAG
- the rnpA gene encoding ribonuclease P protein component — MKFTYPKHEKLKSRTLIDQLFSEGKSVTKYPLRLVYAQVGELNDSKIKIGVSVSKKHFKKAVDRNYYKRVLRETYRLNKDVLLGNLEQSYAFMIMYQTKDRLTYQEINEKTIQLFEKFQKDIQNK, encoded by the coding sequence ATGAAATTTACATACCCAAAACACGAAAAGCTTAAAAGTCGTACTTTGATTGACCAATTATTTTCTGAAGGAAAATCGGTTACAAAATATCCGTTGCGATTGGTATATGCGCAAGTTGGTGAATTAAATGATTCTAAAATTAAAATAGGCGTTTCAGTTTCAAAAAAACATTTCAAGAAGGCTGTTGACCGAAATTATTACAAACGTGTCTTACGTGAAACCTATCGCCTTAATAAAGATGTTTTACTAGGTAATCTTGAGCAGTCTTATGCTTTTATGATTATGTATCAAACGAAAGACAGACTTACCTATCAAGAAATCAACGAAAAAACCATTCAGCTATTTGAAAAGTTCCAAAAAGATATTCAAAACAAATAA
- a CDS encoding M1 family aminopeptidase, with protein sequence MKNLFKSLTLFLALAGIATTTNALGQTSGTSGSGGNIDVKHHNIYWRINPDSTKYIRGTVTTKFLTKASNVSTITFDLNKTSFNNTGLVVKYHGNTISKSFPTSGNVNLLTITLPTPLANNVLDSVTISYRGVPPAASGQALGYQKTSFNGSNYIYTLSESYEDKDWWPCKADMQDKVETMDITVSSPSAFKVATQGKLFKTVGSGTNTKYTYRHQYPIASYLVSICVAKFTEFNRTPVTIDGTSVPITYQLFNRSSYTSILNALDFCKLELQLFSSKFGDYPFKNEKFGVYEFGFSGGMEHQTNIGLSSGGLTSWSTIAHEVAHQWFGDAVTCKTWNSLWLNEGFASYMEVLAAEQIPSLGVSALSRRTSLKSSARTTTVPVYIANVSNSNTVWTGANTTAVYDRGAMIVSMLRALSGDTKFFEATKNYVNDPNLAYKSADTDNLRQHFQTALGGANLTGFFTDWVNGVGTPSYALEWNNVGTAITLKLNQTRSSNSNVTYFRMPVAIRVKNASGTSQDIIIYDNGGNLSLAGNGTIGTATGTNKITITLPFTPSTVQFDPDNVTIATGTVTYNSALTQKGIIEEVAEREKEQTLKTQIFPNPSSGEFNANVFSEDTKEPIIMDVVNEMGSIMEHQENLKSNQTISFGSHLSTGIYILHFSQGRKQYSTKVIKK encoded by the coding sequence ATGAAAAATCTATTTAAGAGTTTAACACTGTTCTTGGCATTGGCCGGAATAGCAACAACAACAAATGCCTTAGGCCAAACCTCGGGAACAAGTGGGTCTGGAGGAAATATCGATGTGAAACATCATAATATTTATTGGCGTATTAATCCCGATTCGACTAAGTACATTAGAGGAACTGTAACAACTAAGTTTCTTACAAAAGCTTCTAATGTAAGTACTATTACATTCGATTTAAACAAAACATCTTTTAATAATACTGGATTGGTAGTTAAGTATCATGGAAATACGATTTCAAAATCATTCCCAACGAGTGGAAATGTTAATTTACTAACGATTACCCTACCAACTCCTTTGGCAAATAATGTATTGGATTCAGTCACAATTTCGTACAGAGGTGTTCCACCAGCAGCTAGTGGACAAGCTTTGGGTTATCAGAAAACGTCTTTTAATGGGAGCAATTATATTTATACGTTATCAGAATCTTATGAAGACAAAGATTGGTGGCCTTGTAAAGCCGATATGCAGGATAAAGTTGAAACAATGGATATAACTGTAAGTTCGCCATCAGCGTTTAAAGTAGCAACGCAAGGAAAATTATTTAAAACAGTTGGGAGTGGAACCAATACGAAATATACTTACAGACATCAATATCCAATCGCATCTTATTTAGTGAGTATTTGTGTGGCAAAGTTTACCGAATTTAATAGAACTCCAGTTACGATAGACGGTACAAGTGTTCCTATTACTTATCAATTATTCAATAGAAGTTCTTATACATCTATTTTGAATGCTTTAGACTTTTGTAAACTAGAATTACAACTGTTTAGTTCAAAATTTGGAGATTATCCGTTTAAGAACGAGAAATTTGGTGTGTACGAATTTGGATTTTCTGGAGGTATGGAACATCAGACCAATATTGGATTGAGTTCAGGAGGATTAACAAGTTGGTCGACAATAGCACATGAAGTAGCCCATCAGTGGTTTGGTGATGCAGTAACGTGTAAAACTTGGAACAGTTTATGGCTTAATGAAGGATTTGCTTCTTATATGGAGGTTCTAGCGGCCGAACAAATACCTTCACTCGGTGTAAGTGCCTTGTCAAGAAGAACGTCACTTAAGAGTTCAGCCAGAACGACTACAGTACCTGTTTATATTGCTAATGTAAGTAATTCTAATACGGTTTGGACTGGAGCTAATACTACAGCAGTGTATGATCGTGGAGCTATGATTGTTTCTATGTTGAGAGCACTCTCTGGAGATACTAAGTTTTTTGAGGCTACCAAAAACTATGTTAATGATCCAAACCTAGCCTATAAGTCAGCTGATACTGATAATTTAAGACAACATTTTCAAACAGCTTTGGGCGGAGCCAATCTGACTGGTTTTTTTACAGATTGGGTAAATGGAGTAGGAACACCAAGTTACGCTCTAGAATGGAATAATGTGGGAACTGCAATTACTTTGAAATTGAATCAAACTAGAAGTTCTAATTCTAATGTTACTTATTTTAGAATGCCAGTGGCTATTAGAGTTAAAAATGCTTCCGGAACTTCTCAAGATATTATTATATATGATAATGGTGGTAATTTGTCTCTTGCAGGAAATGGTACAATTGGGACGGCAACAGGAACAAATAAAATTACAATTACACTGCCTTTTACACCAAGTACAGTTCAATTTGACCCGGATAACGTAACTATTGCTACAGGAACAGTGACTTACAATTCGGCATTGACACAAAAAGGAATTATAGAAGAAGTTGCTGAAAGAGAAAAAGAGCAAACTTTAAAAACGCAGATATTCCCTAATCCAAGTTCAGGAGAGTTTAATGCAAATGTGTTTTCAGAGGATACTAAAGAACCCATAATTATGGATGTTGTTAATGAAATGGGAAGTATTATGGAACATCAAGAGAATCTAAAGTCAAATCAAACGATTTCTTTTGGTAGTCATCTATCAACTGGAATTTATATTCTTCATTTTAGTCAAGGACGAAAGCAATATTCTACTAAAGTAATCAAGAAATAA
- a CDS encoding patatin-like phospholipase family protein, translated as MKKKIRILSLDGGGIRGIITCVILKYIEEELQKIDHPNAKIGDYFDLVAGSSTGGLITALVLFPDSTKKAKYSIQEALELYAKKGDEIFNVSFWEHFINPFGLFNEKISQKNLEKQLAEVFGDLELKQLTKPCLITAYDISSRKAKFFCSHEAIQPLENFYLKDVCRATSAAPTYFEPAKIKSLYNQEYTFVDGGVYANNPAMCAFAEARKIAFSKELQDISKPDYPDINDMLIVSIGTGQVLKPYKFKEFENAGKLKWVSPLIDILLTANAETVDYYLEKMFESLGPRNRKNYYRIMPDLKNASPEMDDTSKKNIYELIQAGLFYIDQNRELLDTIAKKLVKNK; from the coding sequence ATGAAAAAGAAAATTAGAATATTGAGCCTAGACGGCGGTGGAATACGCGGAATCATAACTTGCGTTATTCTAAAATACATTGAAGAAGAACTACAAAAAATAGATCATCCCAATGCAAAAATTGGTGATTATTTCGATTTGGTTGCTGGTTCAAGTACTGGTGGCTTAATCACAGCACTTGTTTTATTTCCTGATAGCACAAAAAAAGCTAAATATTCAATCCAAGAAGCCTTAGAATTGTATGCGAAAAAAGGAGATGAAATATTCAACGTAAGCTTTTGGGAGCATTTTATTAATCCTTTTGGCTTATTTAATGAAAAAATATCGCAGAAAAACCTAGAAAAACAATTGGCTGAGGTTTTTGGAGATTTAGAATTAAAACAACTTACAAAACCATGCCTGATAACAGCTTATGACATTAGTTCTCGGAAAGCTAAATTTTTTTGTAGTCATGAAGCTATTCAACCTCTTGAAAATTTTTATCTCAAGGATGTTTGCAGAGCAACAAGTGCGGCTCCAACCTATTTTGAGCCTGCAAAAATAAAATCATTATACAATCAAGAATATACTTTTGTTGACGGTGGTGTTTATGCTAACAATCCAGCGATGTGTGCTTTTGCCGAAGCAAGAAAAATTGCTTTTAGCAAAGAATTACAAGATATTTCAAAACCAGATTATCCTGACATTAATGATATGCTTATTGTATCTATAGGAACTGGGCAAGTACTGAAACCTTATAAATTCAAAGAGTTTGAAAATGCAGGAAAATTAAAATGGGTCTCCCCTTTAATCGATATTTTGCTTACTGCAAATGCGGAAACAGTAGATTATTATCTAGAAAAAATGTTTGAATCACTGGGTCCTAGAAACAGAAAAAACTATTACCGAATTATGCCTGATTTAAAAAATGCTTCTCCTGAAATGGATGATACTTCAAAAAAAAATATTTATGAACTTATCCAGGCTGGATTATTTTATATCGACCAAAATAGAGAATTACTTGACACTATTGCTAAGAAATTAGTAAAAAACAAATAA
- a CDS encoding M15 family metallopeptidase yields the protein MDKYTIERIQKLHPSVREEITKIINECNVSLTDKAQVRITQGLRSFKEQNDLYVLGRTKPGKKVTNAKAGKSIHNYGFAVDICLIIDGKTASWDAAKDWDNDTIADWYECVKIFAKYGWDWGGNWKTFKDLPHFEKKGFSDWRELKKLPFDNQGYIIL from the coding sequence ATGGACAAATACACTATAGAACGAATACAAAAACTACACCCTTCTGTCCGTGAAGAAATTACAAAAATCATCAACGAATGCAATGTGTCGTTAACTGATAAAGCTCAAGTGAGAATCACACAAGGGTTACGTTCCTTTAAAGAACAAAATGATTTATATGTACTAGGACGAACCAAACCTGGCAAGAAAGTAACCAATGCAAAAGCCGGGAAATCGATACACAACTACGGTTTTGCTGTAGATATATGTTTAATCATTGACGGCAAAACTGCCTCTTGGGATGCAGCAAAAGATTGGGATAACGACACAATTGCTGACTGGTATGAGTGTGTAAAAATTTTTGCTAAATACGGTTGGGATTGGGGAGGAAACTGGAAAACATTTAAAGACTTACCTCATTTTGAAAAAAAAGGTTTTTCCGACTGGAGAGAACTTAAAAAACTACCTTTTGACAACCAAGGTTACATAATATTATAA
- a CDS encoding endonuclease V encodes MVLAIDVYYRETFAKVVGILFNWKDEEPTEIFTTNIKNVEEYQSGQFYKRELPCILELLKEIDIQNLECIIVDSHVYIDNDKNFGLGGYLYESLEQQLPIIGVAKKSFFNTANVSFPVYRGISDNPLFVSSIGIDVETAIENVKNMHGEYRIPSLLKKLDGLTKS; translated from the coding sequence ATGGTATTAGCAATCGATGTTTATTATCGAGAAACATTTGCAAAAGTAGTTGGCATTTTATTTAATTGGAAAGATGAAGAACCAACAGAAATTTTTACTACTAATATAAAAAATGTAGAAGAATATCAATCAGGGCAGTTTTACAAAAGAGAACTGCCTTGTATTCTAGAACTTTTAAAAGAAATAGATATTCAAAACCTAGAATGTATTATTGTTGATAGTCACGTTTATATTGACAATGATAAAAACTTTGGTTTAGGAGGCTACTTATATGAGTCTCTAGAGCAGCAACTTCCAATAATTGGTGTGGCAAAAAAATCATTTTTCAATACAGCTAATGTCTCTTTTCCTGTTTATAGAGGGATTAGTGATAACCCATTGTTTGTGTCTTCAATTGGAATCGATGTTGAAACAGCAATCGAAAATGTTAAAAATATGCACGGAGAATATCGAATACCTTCGCTTTTAAAAAAACTTGATGGACTAACAAAATCTTAA
- a CDS encoding toxin-antitoxin system YwqK family antitoxin — translation MVDVDNAGGPVYQYKGKPFNGIIQSFYENGNLMDEAEFTDGHIGGVQREYYENGQMKSEYFKYFAKPEGDWRGWDEKGNLLYHSIWKEGEKIKEIIPRKE, via the coding sequence ATGGTTGATGTTGATAATGCAGGAGGTCCAGTATATCAATACAAAGGAAAACCTTTTAATGGTATTATCCAATCCTTTTATGAAAACGGAAATTTGATGGATGAAGCAGAGTTCACTGATGGTCACATAGGTGGAGTCCAAAGAGAATATTACGAAAATGGACAAATGAAGTCAGAATATTTTAAATATTTTGCAAAACCTGAAGGCGACTGGCGAGGATGGGATGAAAAAGGAAATCTATTGTATCATTCTATATGGAAAGAAGGAGAAAAAATAAAAGAAATTATTCCTCGTAAAGAGTAA
- a CDS encoding toxin glutamine deamidase domain-containing protein: MDEVIEGGANKKLLSIWNVNAKKGKLNCANCAIAVDLTLAGKPTSALPWTYKKVMKNGKLVDKISYDVGTNYTFLEDFYKSKFTKAMSVSDIKTFMKPNQRAIVFAYNKNSKIGHYFNVYNENGVVKFLDGQIGKKAILDYDVYHILLTNF, from the coding sequence TTGGATGAAGTAATTGAAGGAGGGGCAAATAAAAAACTTTTAAGTATATGGAATGTTAATGCTAAAAAAGGCAAGTTGAATTGTGCTAATTGTGCGATTGCTGTAGATTTAACATTGGCAGGTAAACCCACTTCAGCATTGCCTTGGACATATAAAAAAGTAATGAAAAACGGGAAATTAGTTGATAAAATTTCTTATGATGTGGGAACTAATTATACATTTTTAGAAGATTTTTACAAAAGTAAATTTACAAAAGCAATGTCGGTGAGTGATATCAAAACTTTTATGAAACCTAATCAAAGAGCAATTGTATTTGCTTATAACAAAAATTCTAAAATAGGACACTATTTTAATGTTTATAATGAAAATGGAGTTGTTAAATTTTTGGACGGCCAAATAGGTAAAAAGGCTATACTTGATTATGATGTTTACCATATTTTACTAACTAATTTTTAA
- a CDS encoding S24 family peptidase has product MVSDRLGQYLDKKGISYYAFENSLNAGRGSISKAVKEGKSIGSNMLENILTIYNDLNPTWLLTGEGEMFKSNEAVLLNKSIEAFRLKTDSNLESQQIPLYDIEAVAGLVPLFKDSKSQEPLDHISIPHLPKCDGAVYITGDSMYPLLKSGDIVLYKQVNDVKNEIFWGEMYLLSIDMAEEEYVTVKYIQKSEHEGYVRLVSQNKHHQDKDVEMSKIRALALVKASIRINSMN; this is encoded by the coding sequence ATGGTATCAGATCGTTTAGGACAATATTTAGATAAAAAGGGAATAAGCTATTATGCTTTTGAGAATAGCCTTAACGCTGGCAGAGGAAGTATTTCAAAAGCTGTAAAAGAAGGAAAGAGTATTGGATCAAATATGTTAGAAAATATTCTCACAATTTACAATGATTTGAATCCTACATGGCTTTTGACTGGAGAAGGAGAGATGTTCAAGTCTAATGAAGCCGTATTGCTTAATAAATCTATTGAGGCTTTTAGATTAAAAACAGATTCTAACTTAGAAAGTCAGCAAATCCCATTGTATGACATAGAAGCTGTAGCTGGTCTAGTACCATTGTTTAAAGACTCTAAATCACAAGAACCTTTAGATCATATTTCGATTCCTCATTTGCCGAAGTGTGATGGTGCAGTTTATATAACAGGTGATAGTATGTACCCTTTGTTGAAAAGTGGTGACATTGTTTTATACAAACAAGTTAATGATGTTAAGAATGAAATTTTTTGGGGCGAAATGTATTTGTTAAGTATCGATATGGCTGAAGAGGAATATGTTACTGTTAAGTATATTCAAAAATCTGAGCATGAGGGTTATGTTCGTTTAGTTAGTCAAAATAAGCACCACCAAGATAAAGATGTAGAGATGAGTAAAATTAGGGCTTTGGCTTTAGTCAAAGCAAGCATAAGAATAAACTCTATGAATTAA
- a CDS encoding M1 family metallopeptidase yields MKKLFLLLFPSLILAQNNPNPGYWQQHVDYKMEVNMDIKTYQYKGKQTLVYTNNSPDTLKRVYFHLFNNAFQPNSPMDARLKSIKDPDGRMVTKVKVGDKETKESRISALKPNEIGFLYVNNLKQDGIAVNNKRVSTILEVDLAKPLLPKTSTTFTLDFDGQVPVQIRRSGRNNKEGIELSMAQWYPKLAEYDFEGWQADPYIAREFHGVWGDFDVKITIDKDYVLGGSGYLQNGNEIGKGYEDIGVKVIYPKKTKTLTWHFNAPNVHDFTWAADKEYIHDKLVRPDGVTLHFLYQNKPEFIQNWKNLQPKTSQLMDIYNKTVGQYPYKQYSVIQGGDGGMEYAMCTLILGEGTEEGLIGVTAHEMAHSWFQHVLATNEAKHSWMDEGFTTWLENYGLNEIADKKVVNPHEDSYKGYASLIKSGKEQPQGTHADRYDENRPYSIQAYSKGNIFLSQLEYIIGKENLHKTLKRYYADYKMTHPTPNDIKHTAEKVSGANLDWYLVDWTQTTNTIDYGVKQVAENGNATKVTLERLGRMPMPLDITVTYEDGSQELFYIPQTLLRWSKPNESGMKRTDLEGWDWAYPTYDFTINSQKSNIKSIVIDNSGLMADVNRENNVYFKK; encoded by the coding sequence ATGAAAAAACTATTTTTACTTCTATTTCCTTCGTTAATTCTGGCACAAAACAATCCAAACCCAGGATATTGGCAACAACACGTTGATTACAAAATGGAAGTCAATATGGATATAAAAACCTATCAATACAAAGGAAAACAGACTTTAGTTTACACAAACAATTCGCCTGATACTTTAAAAAGAGTATATTTCCATTTATTCAACAATGCTTTCCAACCTAATAGTCCAATGGATGCTCGATTAAAATCGATTAAAGATCCAGATGGGCGAATGGTAACTAAAGTAAAAGTTGGAGACAAGGAAACAAAAGAAAGCCGAATTTCAGCTTTAAAACCCAACGAAATTGGCTTTTTATACGTAAACAATTTAAAACAAGATGGTATAGCTGTGAACAACAAACGTGTGAGTACCATTTTAGAAGTTGATTTAGCAAAACCACTATTACCTAAAACCTCAACTACGTTCACTTTAGATTTTGATGGGCAAGTTCCAGTTCAAATTCGTCGTTCAGGGAGAAACAACAAAGAAGGTATCGAGTTATCGATGGCACAATGGTATCCTAAGCTAGCTGAATATGACTTTGAAGGTTGGCAAGCTGATCCTTATATAGCTAGAGAATTTCATGGTGTTTGGGGTGATTTTGATGTAAAAATTACCATAGACAAAGATTATGTACTAGGCGGAAGTGGCTACTTGCAAAACGGAAACGAAATTGGTAAAGGTTATGAAGATATTGGTGTAAAAGTAATCTATCCAAAAAAAACAAAAACGTTAACATGGCATTTCAATGCGCCTAACGTACATGATTTTACATGGGCTGCAGACAAAGAATATATACACGACAAATTAGTTCGCCCTGATGGTGTTACATTACATTTCTTGTATCAAAACAAACCTGAATTTATTCAAAATTGGAAAAACTTACAACCAAAAACTTCACAGTTAATGGATATTTACAATAAAACTGTTGGTCAATATCCGTACAAACAATATTCAGTAATACAAGGAGGCGATGGTGGTATGGAATATGCAATGTGTACTTTAATCTTAGGTGAAGGAACCGAAGAAGGTTTAATTGGTGTTACTGCACACGAAATGGCACATTCATGGTTTCAACATGTTTTAGCTACTAACGAAGCGAAACACAGCTGGATGGATGAAGGTTTTACAACTTGGTTAGAAAACTACGGACTAAATGAAATTGCCGATAAAAAAGTAGTTAATCCACATGAAGACTCATACAAAGGATATGCTTCATTGATAAAATCTGGTAAAGAACAACCACAAGGTACACATGCTGACAGATATGACGAAAATCGTCCTTATAGTATCCAAGCCTATAGTAAAGGGAACATTTTCTTATCACAGTTAGAATACATCATTGGTAAAGAAAATTTGCATAAAACTTTAAAACGTTATTATGCTGATTATAAAATGACCCATCCTACTCCAAACGATATCAAGCACACTGCTGAAAAAGTTTCGGGAGCAAATCTTGATTGGTATTTAGTTGATTGGACGCAAACTACAAATACGATAGATTATGGTGTAAAACAAGTAGCCGAAAACGGAAATGCTACTAAAGTAACTTTAGAAAGATTAGGACGTATGCCTATGCCTTTAGATATTACAGTAACTTATGAAGATGGAAGTCAAGAATTGTTTTACATTCCACAAACGTTATTACGTTGGTCAAAACCTAACGAAAGCGGAATGAAAAGAACAGATTTAGAAGGTTGGGACTGGGCATATCCTACGTATGATTTCACAATCAATTCGCAAAAATCAAATATTAAATCTATCGTAATTGACAACAGTGGTTTAATGGCTGATGTGAATAGAGAGAACAACGTTTATTTTAAAAAATAA